A stretch of the Kushneria konosiri genome encodes the following:
- a CDS encoding flagellar hook-length control protein FliK — translation MLTPINAQVTSQAPTSANSGNARGSEGDNGFGALLSDTKARRQSDTEATSSDSRATATSRSQGRADDTGADKKTATLTQGQGDVTAEGRKPLQTNASNQTLSSTLEQLQGNQLGKSTRTDETPLTQGVGVDRTRPAPSDPKGANDSRQIRLAALSGDRASLEALNTERAGNLLSKTDKTISARGETRADAAHDKGKRLTEHEQTDDASALYALIDTGFVMPSASAQKTAVAGGGRDNALPGRGAMLEQGLRGRDSAGLDTTLSNLKGRDQDSVRGDRLFGEILSQREGLVSRAGSAGPDTTFGAQLGQQASAPSASDNPLSSLTALTGQSGTNTMAAGTAQAVTTATLPAMDSDQWSSAFERQVINLSMRGGGEARLNMNPLELGPLSISLKMGEQSAQLHIASHHAQVRAAIEAALPQLRDAFSASGIELGQTSVSDQGNFQQGGFQQQQERTPGALASRDTSNTITGIDTDADVISISAPPGRSLNGGIDLFA, via the coding sequence ATGTTGACGCCAATCAATGCCCAGGTCACCTCTCAGGCCCCTACCAGCGCCAATAGCGGCAATGCCCGGGGCAGCGAGGGTGACAACGGCTTTGGTGCACTTTTGAGCGATACAAAAGCGCGCCGCCAAAGCGATACTGAAGCTACTTCCTCGGATAGTCGCGCTACTGCAACGTCTCGAAGTCAGGGCCGCGCGGATGACACCGGTGCTGATAAAAAAACTGCCACCCTGACTCAGGGCCAGGGGGATGTCACCGCTGAAGGTCGCAAACCGCTACAGACGAACGCTTCAAACCAGACACTGTCCAGTACACTCGAGCAGCTTCAGGGCAATCAGCTGGGAAAAAGCACGCGAACTGATGAAACGCCATTAACGCAAGGTGTTGGTGTGGACCGTACCCGTCCAGCACCGTCGGATCCCAAAGGGGCAAATGATTCACGTCAGATCAGACTTGCAGCCCTGTCAGGTGATCGAGCCTCGCTCGAGGCGCTCAACACTGAACGTGCCGGCAATCTCCTGTCAAAAACGGACAAGACAATTTCTGCCCGTGGAGAGACCCGCGCTGACGCGGCCCATGACAAGGGCAAACGCCTGACCGAGCATGAACAAACCGACGATGCCAGCGCTCTTTATGCGCTGATCGACACCGGTTTTGTCATGCCATCCGCATCGGCGCAAAAAACGGCCGTTGCTGGTGGCGGTCGTGACAACGCACTGCCTGGCCGAGGTGCCATGCTCGAACAGGGCCTGCGAGGTCGTGACAGCGCAGGCCTTGATACAACGCTTTCCAATCTCAAGGGCCGTGACCAGGACAGCGTTAGAGGCGACCGTCTTTTTGGCGAGATTCTTTCTCAGCGCGAAGGGCTGGTCTCTCGAGCAGGTAGCGCCGGCCCTGATACCACCTTTGGTGCCCAGCTCGGTCAACAGGCCAGCGCTCCGAGCGCCAGCGACAACCCGCTAAGCAGCCTGACGGCACTGACCGGCCAGTCAGGCACCAACACCATGGCTGCCGGCACCGCCCAAGCGGTGACGACAGCCACCCTGCCCGCCATGGACAGTGATCAGTGGAGTTCAGCGTTCGAGCGTCAGGTGATCAATCTCAGCATGCGCGGTGGCGGTGAGGCACGGCTCAACATGAACCCGCTTGAACTGGGGCCGCTGTCCATCTCGCTGAAAATGGGTGAACAGAGCGCGCAGCTGCATATTGCTTCGCATCACGCCCAGGTTCGAGCAGCCATCGAAGCCGCGCTGCCTCAACTGCGTGATGCCTTCAGCGCCAGTGGCATCGAACTGGGACAGACATCGGTCAGCGATCAGGGGAATTTCCAACAGGGCGGATTTCAGCAACAACAGGAACGTACGCCCGGGGCGCTGGCCTCACGCGATACTTCGAACACCATCACGGGTATTGATACCGATGCCGATGTGATCTCGATCAGTGCACCGCCGGGACGATCCCTCAACGGCGGTATTGATCTTTTTGCCTGA
- the fliJ gene encoding flagellar export protein FliJ translates to MSNHSSLEMLIELAEGDRDAAAKLLGQLRSAHQQSHTQLEMLSDYRNDYLRRFEQAMQRGLTMASIQNYQRFLSSLDRAIEHQRQQVDQHEGRITRGMTNWQQQQKRVNSYDVLINRRRQEAEHRMNKLEQRQSDEYASRATSALGGF, encoded by the coding sequence ATGTCCAATCACTCATCACTTGAAATGCTGATCGAGCTGGCTGAAGGCGATCGAGATGCCGCGGCCAAGCTTCTGGGCCAGCTGCGCTCGGCGCATCAGCAAAGCCATACACAGCTCGAGATGTTGAGCGATTATCGCAACGATTACCTGCGTCGTTTCGAACAGGCCATGCAGCGTGGACTGACCATGGCCTCCATTCAGAATTATCAGCGCTTTTTGTCATCGCTTGACCGTGCCATCGAACATCAGCGTCAGCAGGTCGACCAGCATGAAGGGCGTATCACGCGGGGAATGACGAACTGGCAGCAGCAGCAAAAGCGTGTGAATTCCTATGACGTGTTGATCAATCGGCGCCGTCAGGAAGCAGAGCACCGCATGAACAAGCTCGAGCAACGCCAGAGCGATGAATATGCCAGCCGGGCTACCTCCGCGCTGGGTGGATTCTAA
- the fliF gene encoding flagellar basal-body MS-ring/collar protein FliF, producing the protein MSAQATQGTDQKLSGLMDRLKANPRLPLIVAGAAAIAILVVLFLWARSPDYRVLFSNLSDSDGGVIIARLDQMQVPYRFSEGGQAILIPAEQVEQTRMALASEGLPKGGGVGFELMDGQSFGISQFAEHVNYQRALEGELARSIESIDSVQTARVHLAMPQESVFVRDRRQPSASVILTLYRNRAVSEGQVSAITHLVSASVSNLPVNQVTVVDQNGNLLSQPAGNDTRNLNDAQLKYTAQVEENYRKRIEALLATIVGHSNVRAQVTASIDFSVGEHTQETYDPNQDPNQASVRSIQSSESEQIGSNSVGGVPGALSNQPAPNVASPVQNANNQNNAQNGQNNGQNGQANGAQATTEPQPVQPRSTTKGSTTNYEVNRLIRHVQEDTGQVERLSVAVVVNYRDQIGEDGQTQMVALSDDEMAKIQRLVREGMGYSEARGDSLEVVNAAFSQQAEAQAPTLAWYENPDIISLAKTLGRYLLIAIVAFILWRKLLKPLVERQRTLMVPAGSQSAGTSSGTLLATAGDDEDDESEPSDIAEQIAKKQKRRQRIEHETLLSSVRDQAQKDPRMVAMILRGWINGKD; encoded by the coding sequence ATGAGTGCTCAAGCAACACAAGGCACCGATCAGAAGTTGTCCGGACTAATGGATCGCCTCAAGGCCAATCCGCGTCTGCCCCTCATTGTGGCTGGCGCTGCAGCCATTGCGATTCTGGTCGTGCTTTTTCTATGGGCACGCTCTCCTGATTATCGTGTGCTGTTTTCCAATCTCAGCGATAGCGATGGTGGCGTCATCATTGCGCGCCTTGATCAGATGCAGGTCCCCTATCGCTTTTCAGAAGGTGGTCAGGCCATCCTGATCCCGGCCGAGCAGGTTGAGCAGACCCGGATGGCACTGGCCAGTGAAGGCCTGCCCAAGGGCGGCGGTGTTGGTTTTGAACTGATGGACGGCCAGTCTTTCGGGATCAGTCAGTTCGCCGAGCACGTCAATTATCAGCGCGCTCTGGAAGGTGAGCTGGCACGCTCCATCGAATCCATCGACTCCGTACAAACCGCGCGCGTGCATCTGGCCATGCCCCAGGAATCCGTGTTTGTACGAGATCGTCGCCAGCCGTCGGCCTCGGTCATTTTGACCCTTTATCGCAACCGCGCCGTCAGCGAGGGTCAGGTGAGTGCCATTACGCACCTGGTATCGGCCAGTGTTTCAAACCTGCCGGTCAACCAGGTCACCGTCGTGGATCAAAACGGTAATCTGCTGTCACAGCCAGCCGGTAATGACACACGTAACCTGAACGATGCCCAGCTCAAGTACACGGCACAGGTAGAAGAGAACTACCGCAAGCGTATCGAAGCCCTGCTTGCAACGATCGTGGGTCACAGCAATGTGCGCGCCCAGGTCACCGCCAGCATCGATTTCTCGGTTGGTGAGCATACTCAGGAAACCTACGATCCCAACCAGGACCCCAATCAGGCGAGCGTCCGCAGCATTCAATCGAGTGAAAGCGAGCAGATCGGCAGCAATAGTGTTGGCGGTGTCCCTGGCGCACTGAGCAATCAGCCGGCTCCCAACGTGGCTTCACCGGTTCAAAATGCCAACAACCAGAACAATGCGCAAAATGGCCAGAATAACGGACAAAACGGTCAGGCTAATGGCGCACAGGCCACCACCGAGCCTCAGCCCGTGCAGCCACGCTCAACAACGAAAGGCAGCACGACCAATTACGAAGTCAATCGCCTGATTCGTCATGTACAGGAAGATACCGGTCAGGTCGAGCGGCTGTCCGTCGCGGTGGTAGTCAATTATCGCGATCAGATCGGTGAGGATGGCCAGACCCAGATGGTCGCCCTGTCCGATGACGAGATGGCAAAGATTCAGCGGCTGGTACGCGAAGGCATGGGATATTCCGAGGCCCGCGGCGACTCGCTTGAAGTGGTCAATGCCGCCTTTAGCCAGCAGGCTGAAGCTCAGGCACCGACCCTTGCATGGTATGAGAACCCGGACATCATTTCGCTGGCCAAAACGCTGGGGCGCTATCTGCTGATTGCCATTGTGGCCTTCATTCTCTGGCGCAAGCTTCTCAAGCCTCTGGTTGAACGTCAGCGCACCCTGATGGTACCGGCAGGAAGCCAGAGTGCAGGCACCAGCAGTGGCACCCTGCTCGCCACTGCCGGAGATGACGAAGACGATGAATCAGAACCGTCCGACATCGCCGAGCAGATCGCGAAGAAACAGAAGCGACGTCAGCGCATCGAACATGAAACCCTGCTGAGCTCGGTTCGCGACCAGGCTCAGAAAGACCCAAGAATGGTCGCAATGATTCTCAGAGGCTGGATCAATGGCAAAGACTGA
- the fliI gene encoding flagellar protein export ATPase FliI, which yields MSSNSDAMLSQWKRTLETATRRVQNLPANRERGRLTRATGLVLEAVGLRLPLGCSCMVELADGQGETEAEVVGFNGDKLFLMPLVETSGLVPGALVWPANPRPGAGQSQSKQLPVGDALLGRVVDARGRVLDGRGPLVEPDNVSLNAPTLNPLQRAPIEEVLDVGVRAINALLTVGRGQRLGLFAGSGVGKSVLLGMMARYTQADVIVVGLIGERGREVKDFIENILGAEGQRRAVVVAAPADMSPLLRLQGAAYATRLAEDFRDRGKNVLLIMDSLTRYAMAQREIALAIGEPPATKGYPPSVFAKLPALVERAGNDAPGKGSITGFYTVLTEGDDQQDPIADAARAILDGHIVLSRKLAEAGHYPAIDIEASISRAMTALIDEPHFECIKYFKQMLSRYQRNRDLISVGAYAAGSDRMLDEAIRLYPALEAFLQQRMSERADVEHSVEGLKLLLTS from the coding sequence ATGTCATCAAACAGTGACGCCATGCTCAGCCAGTGGAAGCGCACGCTGGAAACTGCGACCCGACGTGTCCAGAACCTGCCGGCCAATCGCGAACGCGGCCGACTGACCCGGGCGACAGGTCTGGTGCTGGAAGCAGTCGGCCTGCGTTTGCCATTGGGATGCAGCTGCATGGTCGAGCTGGCCGACGGTCAGGGTGAAACCGAAGCAGAAGTTGTCGGCTTCAACGGTGACAAGCTTTTTTTGATGCCGCTGGTTGAAACCAGTGGGCTGGTACCCGGCGCTCTGGTCTGGCCGGCCAATCCTCGTCCGGGCGCCGGACAATCCCAGAGCAAGCAGTTGCCGGTCGGAGATGCCCTGCTCGGCCGAGTCGTCGATGCTCGCGGTCGAGTGCTGGATGGGCGCGGCCCGCTGGTCGAGCCCGACAACGTCTCGCTCAATGCCCCAACGCTTAATCCGCTCCAAAGGGCCCCCATCGAGGAAGTGCTTGATGTGGGTGTCCGGGCCATCAATGCCCTGCTCACGGTCGGCCGTGGTCAGCGCCTTGGACTTTTTGCCGGTTCCGGCGTGGGCAAGAGCGTACTGCTGGGCATGATGGCGCGCTATACCCAGGCCGACGTCATCGTCGTGGGTCTGATCGGTGAGCGTGGCCGCGAGGTCAAGGACTTCATCGAAAACATTCTCGGCGCTGAAGGCCAGCGTCGTGCTGTCGTAGTGGCCGCGCCAGCTGATATGTCACCGCTGCTGCGCCTGCAGGGCGCCGCCTATGCCACGCGTCTGGCTGAAGACTTCCGCGACCGAGGCAAGAATGTCCTGTTGATCATGGACTCCCTGACCCGCTACGCCATGGCCCAGCGTGAAATTGCTCTCGCCATCGGTGAACCCCCGGCTACCAAGGGCTATCCGCCCTCGGTCTTTGCCAAACTGCCTGCACTGGTCGAGCGGGCTGGTAATGACGCCCCGGGCAAGGGATCCATTACCGGCTTTTATACGGTATTGACGGAGGGGGATGATCAGCAGGATCCGATCGCCGATGCTGCTCGTGCCATTCTTGATGGCCATATTGTGCTGTCCCGAAAACTTGCCGAAGCCGGACATTACCCGGCCATCGACATCGAAGCATCAATAAGCCGTGCAATGACAGCGCTTATTGATGAACCACATTTCGAGTGCATCAAATACTTTAAGCAGATGTTGTCACGCTATCAGCGTAACCGCGATCTGATCAGCGTAGGAGCCTACGCCGCAGGGAGCGACAGGATGCTGGACGAAGCCATCAGGCTCTACCCGGCACTGGAAGCCTTCCTGCAGCAGCGCATGAGTGAGCGAGCCGATGTCGAGCATTCGGTAGAGGGGCTCAAGTTACTTCTCACCTCATAG
- a CDS encoding flagellar protein FlaG, whose product MISTSVISGMSSRPLYGSSSTVLSPALPLLSVSKSTEKKEAPVAFEDAITQLKQGLGQVGIDIDIHDDSGRIVTRVIDRESGDVIRQIPTEEVLHMARMAAYQQQGRLFMATA is encoded by the coding sequence ATGATCAGCACGTCAGTCATCTCCGGCATGTCCAGCCGTCCGCTCTATGGCAGCTCATCCACAGTACTCTCACCTGCATTACCGCTACTTTCCGTGTCCAAATCAACCGAGAAAAAAGAGGCTCCGGTAGCGTTTGAAGACGCCATCACGCAGTTGAAACAGGGCCTGGGGCAAGTGGGTATCGACATTGACATTCATGATGACAGCGGCCGGATCGTGACACGTGTGATCGACCGCGAAAGTGGTGACGTGATTCGTCAGATACCGACAGAAGAGGTTCTTCATATGGCACGTATGGCGGCATACCAGCAGCAGGGACGCCTTTTCATGGCTACCGCCTGA
- the fliL gene encoding flagellar basal body-associated protein FliL, producing the protein MTTSTATPPAKTGSKKLLWVIVALLVILVGLASAAGAWYFLKGDVPAAAAHEAEQAAPAPVPVFVELKPFTVNLNDGTGRILYVGITLKAEGEESAALLREQMPEVRNRILMVLTGQQGDQLTTPAGKQALAQALIGAFEKPFNGDTSSVAVSDALFTDFIVQ; encoded by the coding sequence ATGACGACATCTACCGCAACGCCTCCGGCCAAGACCGGCAGTAAAAAACTTCTCTGGGTTATCGTTGCGCTGCTGGTCATTCTGGTTGGCCTGGCGAGTGCTGCTGGCGCCTGGTACTTCCTCAAGGGAGATGTCCCGGCCGCAGCCGCACACGAAGCCGAGCAGGCCGCACCGGCTCCCGTTCCGGTATTCGTTGAGCTCAAGCCGTTTACCGTGAACCTCAATGATGGCACGGGGCGTATTCTTTATGTCGGTATCACCCTCAAGGCAGAAGGCGAAGAATCCGCTGCCCTCCTGAGAGAGCAGATGCCCGAAGTGCGCAATCGTATTCTGATGGTCCTGACCGGCCAGCAAGGCGATCAGCTGACCACACCGGCCGGTAAACAGGCTCTGGCACAGGCTTTGATCGGCGCCTTCGAGAAGCCGTTCAATGGCGATACAAGCAGCGTCGCGGTCAGCGATGCCCTCTTCACCGATTTCATTGTTCAGTAG
- the fliM gene encoding flagellar motor switch protein FliM — MADDMLSQEEIDALLKGVSGEEEETRSGDIGTKRIRPFDPANQQRVVRGRLQSLDIIHERFGRRFRMALFNLIRRTADITVGPVKIQKYSDFTRNLPVPANINMIAIKPLKGNALIVFPPNLVFLVVDSLFGGDGRFLTKSEGREFTHTEQRIIRRLLNLTLESYAEGWQSIYPVELEYQRSEMQVKFTNITNSANELVVNTTFHVEVGAFGSDFHICMPYSMIEPIRETLSGPLQRNDPEEDRERMQRLAGEVKSSSIELVADFTTIETTLSKISKLAVGDVLPIDLPQDINVRVDGVPVMACDYGSLNGQKGLRVKRLIDHRPIDAHRNTHHD; from the coding sequence ATGGCAGATGACATGCTGTCCCAGGAAGAGATCGACGCGCTACTTAAAGGTGTAAGTGGCGAGGAAGAAGAGACGCGTTCCGGGGACATTGGCACCAAGCGTATACGCCCTTTCGATCCAGCCAACCAGCAGCGTGTGGTGCGCGGCCGACTGCAGTCGCTCGATATCATTCATGAGCGTTTTGGTCGTCGCTTTCGCATGGCGCTGTTCAACCTGATCAGAAGGACGGCAGACATCACGGTAGGCCCGGTCAAGATTCAGAAGTACAGCGATTTCACGCGCAATCTGCCGGTGCCTGCCAATATCAACATGATTGCGATCAAGCCACTCAAGGGCAATGCGCTGATCGTGTTTCCGCCCAACCTGGTGTTTCTGGTGGTGGACAGTCTGTTCGGCGGAGACGGGCGTTTTCTGACCAAGTCCGAAGGTCGGGAATTTACCCATACCGAGCAGCGTATTATCCGGCGTCTGTTAAATCTGACTCTGGAAAGCTACGCAGAGGGCTGGCAATCCATCTATCCGGTGGAGCTTGAATATCAGCGCTCGGAGATGCAGGTGAAATTCACCAACATCACCAATAGCGCCAATGAGCTGGTGGTCAATACGACCTTTCACGTCGAGGTAGGTGCCTTTGGCAGCGATTTTCATATCTGCATGCCCTACTCGATGATCGAGCCCATTCGAGAGACGCTTTCAGGGCCGCTGCAGCGCAACGATCCTGAAGAAGATCGAGAGAGAATGCAGCGCCTTGCCGGCGAGGTGAAATCCTCAAGTATTGAGCTGGTCGCGGACTTTACAACGATCGAGACCACTCTGAGCAAAATCTCGAAGCTGGCAGTGGGTGATGTCCTGCCCATTGACCTGCCTCAGGACATCAACGTGCGCGTTGACGGTGTACCGGTCATGGCCTGCGATTACGGCAGCCTCAATGGCCAGAAGGGTCTGCGCGTCAAAAGATTGATCGACCATCGTCCCATCGATGCCCACAGGAATACGCATCATGACTGA
- the fliO gene encoding flagellar biosynthetic protein FliO, translating to MTDSPTREVTPSPSSGKHTSLADGPFDAAALKSADHIGSAYVSVPPREASPAFAQDNGLGIAGVGKTALGLALVLLLIWGLATIVKRFKPGHRLQGQSLRVVASQSVGARERVVVVEVDDTWLVLGVTPGSVNRLHEMPAKSQGPVNGTGYEGHGSTSRLTFSESFKRALSQRFDRRP from the coding sequence ATGACCGACAGTCCCACGCGCGAGGTCACCCCCTCGCCCTCCTCAGGCAAACACACTTCACTGGCCGACGGTCCGTTTGACGCCGCCGCACTGAAAAGCGCTGACCATATTGGCAGTGCCTACGTTTCCGTCCCGCCCAGGGAAGCATCTCCCGCCTTCGCTCAGGACAATGGTCTGGGCATCGCAGGGGTTGGCAAAACGGCGCTGGGGCTGGCGCTGGTACTTTTGCTGATCTGGGGGCTTGCCACGATCGTCAAGCGCTTCAAGCCAGGACATCGTCTGCAGGGGCAATCTCTTCGCGTTGTCGCAAGCCAGAGCGTCGGTGCGCGTGAGCGCGTTGTGGTGGTGGAAGTCGATGATACATGGCTGGTGCTCGGGGTCACCCCGGGCAGCGTCAACCGCCTTCATGAGATGCCGGCCAAATCGCAGGGGCCCGTGAACGGTACTGGATACGAAGGTCACGGCAGCACTTCGCGACTCACCTTTTCCGAAAGCTTCAAGCGTGCGCTGTCCCAGCGCTTTGATAGGCGACCATGA
- the fliN gene encoding flagellar motor switch protein FliN, giving the protein MTDPKNPDSPNDKSDEMPDDWASAMQEQGASTDEDDIDWGAAFAETGETPEHSLEEASAEAPAEPASDRIFQPLSGNAAHGQSRELDVIMEIPVTLSVELGRTRMTIRELLDLAKGSVVELDGLAGEPMNILINGYLIAQGEVVVVEDKYGIRITDIITPSERIHKLNR; this is encoded by the coding sequence ATGACTGATCCCAAAAATCCGGATTCACCTAACGACAAGTCTGACGAGATGCCCGATGACTGGGCCAGTGCCATGCAGGAACAGGGAGCATCCACTGACGAGGACGATATCGACTGGGGCGCGGCCTTTGCAGAAACCGGTGAAACACCGGAGCATTCTCTGGAGGAGGCCTCAGCCGAAGCGCCGGCCGAACCTGCCAGCGACCGTATTTTTCAGCCTCTGTCAGGCAATGCGGCACACGGTCAATCGCGTGAGCTGGATGTCATCATGGAAATCCCGGTCACGCTGTCGGTCGAGCTGGGGCGCACCCGCATGACCATCCGCGAGCTGCTGGATCTCGCCAAGGGATCGGTCGTGGAGCTGGACGGCCTTGCCGGTGAACCCATGAATATCCTGATTAATGGCTATCTGATTGCTCAGGGCGAAGTGGTCGTGGTAGAGGATAAATACGGTATCCGTATTACTGATATCATTACGCCTTCAGAGCGTATTCATAAGCTTAATCGTTGA
- a CDS encoding flagellar assembly protein FliH: MSKSSDHNAWQRWEMGRLERRQPRQPSPETLEKHNVPQRRSNDDERRAAFERARQEGFEQGQREGFEAGHAAGLEAGRAQARQDYQLELESRLHEALAPVADMVHAFETAAGRLKDDIAYSLVELALETGRQLAGRSLELAPEHILDDIEKLMMEHPTLGGSPRICVHPDDLAMVQKELSTLLGDVGWQLKSDITLSRGDCRLETDQLEIDATRDDRWERLRHAVGHGKH, from the coding sequence ATGTCTAAATCGAGCGACCATAACGCCTGGCAGCGCTGGGAGATGGGCCGGCTGGAACGGCGTCAACCGCGTCAGCCAAGCCCGGAGACACTGGAGAAACACAATGTTCCCCAGCGTCGGTCCAATGACGATGAGCGTCGGGCCGCCTTCGAAAGGGCTCGCCAGGAAGGCTTCGAGCAGGGTCAGCGTGAAGGCTTCGAAGCCGGACATGCAGCCGGTCTCGAGGCCGGCCGGGCGCAGGCCCGTCAGGACTATCAACTCGAGCTGGAATCACGCCTGCACGAGGCACTGGCGCCGGTAGCAGATATGGTGCACGCCTTTGAAACGGCGGCCGGCAGGCTCAAGGACGATATCGCCTATAGTCTGGTCGAGCTGGCACTGGAGACTGGCCGCCAGCTGGCCGGTCGGTCACTGGAGCTGGCGCCCGAGCATATCCTCGATGACATTGAAAAGCTGATGATGGAGCATCCGACGCTGGGTGGGTCACCACGCATCTGTGTGCATCCAGACGATCTGGCCATGGTCCAGAAGGAGCTGAGCACGCTGCTCGGCGATGTCGGCTGGCAGCTCAAAAGTGATATCACCCTGTCACGTGGCGACTGCCGACTGGAAACCGATCAGCTCGAAATCGATGCTACCCGTGACGATCGATGGGAACGGCTACGGCACGCCGTGGGCCATGGCAAGCACTGA
- the fliP gene encoding flagellar type III secretion system pore protein FliP (The bacterial flagellar biogenesis protein FliP forms a type III secretion system (T3SS)-type pore required for flagellar assembly.) — protein sequence MLLPLMLMLASLPSNASAEFPAMTSQPLDGGGQSWSLSVETLVLLSSMAFLPAALLMMTGFTRIIIVLGLLRSALGTQSSPPNQVLVGLALFLTFFVMSPVFEQIYETAWQPLSEGNIGMPQAIETGSQPLREFMLHQTRETDIAMFAGIANMPPLEGPEDVPMRLLLPSFVTSELKTAFQIGFTIFIPFLIIDLVVASVLMALGMMMVPPAIVSLPFKLMLFVLVDGWGLLMGSLAQSFYM from the coding sequence ATGCTGCTGCCGTTGATGCTGATGCTGGCATCACTGCCATCGAATGCTTCAGCAGAATTCCCGGCCATGACCAGCCAGCCACTGGATGGCGGCGGGCAATCCTGGAGTCTCTCCGTCGAGACGCTGGTACTGTTAAGCTCCATGGCCTTTCTGCCGGCCGCGCTTTTAATGATGACCGGCTTTACCCGTATCATCATTGTACTGGGGCTTTTGCGAAGTGCACTGGGCACCCAGTCTTCGCCTCCCAATCAGGTACTGGTCGGTCTGGCACTGTTCCTGACGTTTTTCGTCATGTCTCCGGTCTTTGAACAGATCTATGAAACAGCCTGGCAGCCGCTGTCAGAAGGCAATATTGGCATGCCCCAGGCCATCGAAACCGGCAGCCAGCCCCTGCGTGAATTCATGCTGCACCAGACGCGCGAAACCGACATTGCCATGTTTGCCGGCATTGCCAACATGCCACCGCTGGAAGGCCCGGAAGACGTGCCCATGCGCCTGCTGCTGCCCTCTTTTGTCACCAGTGAATTGAAAACCGCCTTCCAGATCGGCTTTACGATTTTCATTCCCTTTTTGATTATCGACCTGGTCGTGGCCAGCGTTCTGATGGCACTCGGGATGATGATGGTGCCGCCAGCCATTGTCTCCCTGCCCTTCAAGCTGATGCTTTTTGTTTTGGTGGACGGCTGGGGACTTTTGATGGGTTCGCTGGCACAAAGCTTTTATATGTAG
- the fliG gene encoding flagellar motor switch protein FliG, whose amino-acid sequence MAKTEGNEEGIERSAILMMALDDDTAAEVFKHMSQREVQKVGLAMAGLTQLTNERLMDVLRQFETEIEELGGLNLQSSDHIRSVLVKALGEERASSLLEDIFESGNDSGIDALNLMEASVVSEMIRDEHPQIIATIMVHLERHQASEVLARFDEGLRNDVILRIATFSGVQPAALQELTEVLSGLLDGQNLKRSKMGGVRTAAEILNLMNSTQEESVIESVRHHDDSLAQQILDEMFVFDNLADVEDRSIKRILQDVDSNSLVIALKGAPEEVRNRFLTNMSSRAAELLREDMQMRGPIRLSQVEAEQKNILQLVRRLADAGEVTLGGGDDAYV is encoded by the coding sequence ATGGCAAAGACTGAAGGCAATGAAGAAGGCATCGAGCGCAGCGCCATTCTCATGATGGCTCTGGATGACGATACGGCCGCTGAAGTCTTTAAGCACATGTCACAGCGTGAAGTACAGAAAGTGGGGCTGGCCATGGCCGGTCTCACCCAGCTCACCAACGAGCGTCTGATGGATGTGCTGCGACAGTTCGAAACCGAGATCGAAGAACTCGGCGGTTTGAATCTGCAATCGAGCGATCATATCCGCTCGGTGCTGGTCAAGGCGCTGGGTGAGGAGCGCGCGTCCAGCCTGCTGGAAGACATTTTCGAATCCGGCAACGACTCAGGCATTGATGCTCTGAACCTGATGGAAGCCAGCGTGGTCTCCGAGATGATCCGCGATGAACATCCGCAGATCATTGCCACCATCATGGTTCATCTGGAGCGCCATCAGGCCTCTGAAGTACTGGCCCGCTTTGACGAGGGACTGCGTAACGACGTGATCCTGCGTATTGCCACCTTCAGCGGCGTTCAGCCCGCGGCCCTGCAGGAGCTGACCGAAGTACTCAGTGGTTTGCTGGATGGTCAGAACCTCAAGCGCAGCAAGATGGGTGGCGTGAGAACCGCAGCCGAGATCCTCAACCTGATGAACAGTACTCAGGAAGAGAGTGTGATCGAAAGCGTGCGTCACCATGACGACTCTCTGGCGCAGCAGATTCTTGATGAGATGTTTGTCTTTGACAATCTGGCCGACGTTGAAGATCGCAGCATCAAGCGTATTTTGCAGGATGTGGACAGCAACTCGCTGGTCATCGCCCTCAAGGGCGCTCCGGAAGAGGTCCGCAACCGCTTCCTTACCAACATGTCCTCTCGTGCGGCAGAACTGTTGCGCGAAGACATGCAGATGCGTGGCCCGATTCGTCTGTCGCAGGTCGAAGCAGAGCAGAAAAACATCCTGCAACTGGTACGGCGTCTGGCAGATGCCGGCGAAGTAACCCTGGGCGGAGGCGATGACGCCTATGTCTAA